The DNA window GCCCTGCATTCGCCTCTGGTATCGCTCCACCACCATGGCTCGATCATCAGGGTGAACGAGCATGGAAAATGGCATGGACAGAAGTTCCTCTTTCGAATATCCGGTTCGTTCGACGGTTCGCTGGTTGATCAGCCGCAGCATCTCGTCCTGTATAACAACGATGGACTCATCAGAGTGCTCAATAAGGTACCGATATTCATCCTCGCTCCTCCGGAGCGAATCCTCAGCCTTCTTCCGGGATGTCGCCTGTTTGATCTTATGTGCGAGTTCGGCAAACTGTGCACGTGGTTCTCCCCCTTTCTGGATATAAAAGTCAGCTCCGCTGTTGATCGCCTGGATGACTACCTCTTCCCTGCCCCTCCCGGTGAACAGGATGAATGGAATCTGTCCAAAGCGACTCCGTACCTCGACAAGGAACTGGATGCCATCCATTTCGGGCATCTGATAGTCAGAGATGATGGCATCATATCGTTCTGTGTTCAACTGTTCCAACGCCACCCTGACAGAAGAGAGCGTGTCGACAGCGAAAAAGCCCCCCATCTCAAGGAACAGTTTGCCGATCTCGAGAAGATCTGGTTCATCATCGACGTAGAGTACCCGGATTGGTGCTGCCATTATACTCCATTGTATCCCTGGCAACACATACATTTTTGCATTGGACGGCCTGAAACCAGATTTTTTCGTTCATTCACTCAGTTCTATTCCAATCCACCCTCATCATCATCGACGGTATCGGCCCTAGATCGATTCTTCTCAATGACAAGACACCAGACAAGGAGAGGTGTGACACAACCTAGATCGGGATCTACACAGCCGGCATGGTAAAGAAGAAGGTCGATCCTCTGTTGGGCATCGACTCGACCCATACCCGACCACCGTGCCGTTCGACAATCTTCTTTACGATTGCTAACCCGATTCCAGTCCCCTCGTATTCATTCTGAGTATGGAGACGACGGAACATCTCGAAGATCAGTTCATAATATTCCGATTCGATCCCGATACCGCTGTCCGCGATAGCGAATTCCCACCAATCCTCGTGGCGACCGGCCGAGACCGTGATCATCAACGGCACCTCTGGGCGGCGATATTTGATCGCGTTCCCGATCAGGTTCGTAAAGACCTGCTCAAGTTGGGCAGCGTCGACCATGACCGTCGGCATCGCCTCAACAACCATAGTACCACCGGCCTCGGCGAGCGGCTCTTTCAGGGATCGGATCGCATCTGCCAGGATCCCCCCCGACATCGGTCGGCACAAGCGGTCGGGCGCCCATCTCGTCCTGGAGACCTGGAGGAGGTCCAGGATCAGCGCCTGCATCCGTCGCCCTGCCCCGGCGATGTACCCGAGGAACTCATCAACATCAGAGTCGAGTTTCCCGCGGTATCGCCGATCGATGAGTTGACTGAAACTGACGATCGACCGGAGCGGTTCGTGCAGGTCGTGAGATGCGACATACGCGAACCTCTGCAGTTTTTCGTTGCTCATTCGGAGCCGTTCCGCATAGTTCTTCAGAGCCGGTTCAGCCTCTTTCCACCAGGTGATATCAGTGGAGACGATCACGACTTGTTCGCCGCCAGACATCCGATTGATCGAGTAACTGCACCATTGCACGCCATAAGGATCGGGATTCATCACCTCGTCGGTGAACGACTCCCCAGTCGCGATCACTCGCCTGATATCAGGCATGAACCGCTCCATCGTCGCCAGGTTAAGGCCGATCTCCTGCCAGGTCTTCCCGACCGGTGCATCACGCAGTCGTTCAATTTCCCGGGCTGCCTGGTTGTTCATCCAGAGGCAGCGACCGTCACCGTCCCAGACACTGACATGGTGAGGCACAGTGGCAAAGATTGTGTCGAGCAGGTCGTACTGGAAGGCAAGGTTTGCATTGAGTTCTGCGAGCTCCTCAGTCTGGGCCCGGAGTTCCTCTTCCTGCACGCCGAGATCTGTATTTCGCCGGTGCAGTTTCATTTCAGCTTCTTTCTGCTCGGTGATTTCATGGGCTATACCGATCGAGCGGACGACCCGACCGGTCGTGTCCTGCTGGTGCTCACACTTCTCATGGATCCAGCGAAGTTCACCGGCCATATGCCACACGATCCGGTGCTCTATCTCATAATTGTCCCTCCCCTCTCGCAGAGATCCCGAGTAGGCCGCATCGACCGCTGCCCGGTCGTCCGGGTGCACGAACTCGAGGAACGCCGTATAGGTCCCTTGGAACGACCTGAATCACGGTGATATACGCCTCTTCGTCAAATCCGTACCGTCGTGCCTGCGCTCGGAAGAGATCGAAGTCCGGCGCCTCGTCCTCGAAGAAGAACTGCCCGGAGATAATGTTACCCACATGCAGGCCACCAACCGTGATCTATATGGCGACGTCCCACATGTTGTTCCGGCACCGGTACAGGCGGGACTCTCCAAAAGGGGATCCCGGAGGAGAGAGTGAGGTCGCTCTCGATACAGAAACGACAGGTCTCGGGGTTGACCCCGTGAAAGTGCATGCAGCACACCTGCCACCCCACCCCGATCAGTATCCGGCCGTGGAGATCGACAATACCCACGAGGATGCCGGTGAGGCGGTGAAATTGCTCGATCAGTTCCTGCAACACCCGGAGATCGAGGATGTCACAGCGAGTTCGAAATTCGGTAACTCCCTCCCAGGAGAGAGTAACCGATCGAGCGTGCGTCGGACCCGCTGCTCGCTCTCCACAAAGGCCTTTTGATTCCGTACCTGTTCTTCGAGGTGCTGGCGGAATTTCTCATCCTGCGCCAGGAGTTCCTCGTTCTGCTGCACCAGAGTCTCGGCTATCGCCTCCTCCCTCTTTACAAACGCTTCAGCCTCGCTCCGACGCCGCTTTTCATCACAGAGGACCCTAGAGAGGGCAGTGACATCCGACCAGCCCGAGAGGATACCCACAACGATGCCATCCTGCAGGAGGGGGAAGGAGGAAGCCCGGATAGCATAGAAGGTCCCGTCAGCTGCCGTGATCACGAGCGGACAGTCGGTGACCATCTGTCTGGCAAGGGCCCGGAGTGCCGGGAGATCGCAAGCGGCAATGGGGGTGCCATCGGGCTGACTGACTCCAAGGGAGGCGATCACCTCCTCCACGGTGCGACCGGTGAGGGAGGTGCTAGCCATACGTTCGACGGCTGAATTCACGACAGCGACGATGCCGTCCGGGGTGTAGAGAAAGGCGGGTTGAGGGAGGGCTGCGATGACGAAGCGGACGTCCGCAGAAAAACCTGCGGCAGTCATAAACCCCCAATTCAACCTGTGAACATTTTTCTGTCATGGATGGTACTGCCTCCCCAATTTTCAATGCACACTTCTAACAGAGAAAAGATAGTTGAGAATCTCACGTCGGCGGGCGGTTCGCAGGAGATTGAAGTGATAAGGCGTCCGTGGCCGGGATCTCTCCACTGTTTTATCGGAAGGCTGGCGGATAAATCTGTTGTTGAGGGCCCCTCTCCTCACCATCAGAGAATACCGGCTCTACACCCAGAGCCAGACTCTTAATATCTCCAACCTCGAATAGAGCAGCAGACATGGAGAAGAAACACGTCCTCACCCTCCTGTACATCCTGATCTTTCCTGCGCTGATCCTCCTCCTCTCTGGAGACATCACCTGGTCTGCAGGCTGGATCTTCTGTATCTGGTTCATTATCCTCTGCTATTCGACGATCCTGTACCTGCTCCGAAAAGACCCAGCCCTGCTTGAAGAGCGGTACAAACAGCCCGGGGCCGGCAACCAGAAGCGCTGGGACCGATTTGTGGTCTATGGACTCCTGGTCGGTTTCATCCTATGGATCGTCGTCATGCCCCTCGATGCAGAACGGTTCGGGTGGTCCCCGCCCCTCCCCCTCCCGCTGACCGTGCTCGGAGGAGTCAGCCTTATCGGATCCTTCTTCCTCTTCTTCCGGTCGTACACCGACAACACGTTCCTCTCTCCCCTAGTCAGGATACAGGGGGACCGAAAACAACAGGTGGTATCAACGGGGGTATACGGGTTTGTCAGACATCCAATGTACCTTGGAGGGATCCTGATGTTTCTCGGGGCACCCCTGTTCCTTGGATCAGTCTTCGGGGTGCTGATAGGCCTTGCGCTGACCGTTCTGCTCATGGGCAGGATCCTGGGTGAGGAAGCGATGTTGACACAGGACCTGGCGGGCTACCGGGAGTACATGCAGATGGTCCGGTACAGGCTTCTTCCTCGTCTCTGGTGACGATACGGGCCTTTTGTTCGCCGCCCTTCTGATCATCCACATGTTCCTGCACAGAAATTGTTGCGGGATATCCAAAAACCTCATACCGAACGCGAAAGAGCCGGATGATCGCATTACATGAATAAATGCGTCCCCCGATTCCCTCTCCTCTCTAAACCCCGGAGAGATATCTTCACATGGAAGCGAGGCGATAGACTGCATTATACAGGATCCCCTCTGAAGAAGGATCCAACGATATGATCTGCCATGTACGCGATTGAAGCTCTCTCACTGTCGAAAAGGTTCGGCGACCTCCAGGCATTATCGGCGATAGATTTCACTGTCGGGGAGGGGGAGACCTTCGGATTTTTGGGCCCGAACGGTGCCGGCAAGACGACCACGATCCGTATCCTGACAGGGATCACGGTACCCACGGATGGGACGGCACGCATCTTCGGCAGCGATATCGTGCAGGATACAATTGCAGCACGCCGGCAGATGGGGATCGTCCACGAGACCTCCAACATCTATACCGATCTCTCTGCATGGCAGAACCTGATGTTCACAGCTGAGCTCTATCATGTCAGTCGGAAGGACCGCGAGAAGCGGGGGATCGATCTGCTCGAGCTCTTCGGCCTCTCCGGGCGGCGGGATGACAGGACAAGAGGGTTCTCCAAGGGCATGAAGCGACGGCTGACGCTCGCCATGGGGCTGATCAATCATCCCCGTCTCCTCTTCCTCGATGAACCGACCTCTGGCCTGGATGTGCAGAGCAACCTGATCATCAGAGACGTGATCCGCGAACTGAACGAACAGGGAGTGACGGTCTTTCTCACGACCCACAACATCGAGGAGGCCAACCTCACCTGCGACCGGGTGGCGATCATCAATCAGGGACGGATTGCTGCCGTCGACACCCCCGAGCGGCTCAAAAAAACGATTCAGAGCGTCCAGTCGATCGAGATCGCCTTCGACCCGACATCCCCGGTCAGATCCGGGAACCTCGAACAGATCGCCCTCGTGAGCGAAGTCAGAAAAGAAGGGGACAAATTCCGGCTGATCACTGAGAACCCCCCCGCTGTGCTGGACGAAGTCATGGAGTATGCACACGAGCATCATCTCCGGGTTATCAGCGTCAACACCCTCGGGCCCACCCTTGAGGATGTCTTCATCCGACTGACCGGACTGGACATCAGGACAAAAGGGGTGAAGACCATTGATTGACCTCCCGGAGCAGTGCGGACAGATCCGTATGGAACTGCACGCAGCCTGGGCAATCGCTAAAAAGGACATCCTCATCTACTATCTGAAGCCAAATATCATCGTCTCCGGTATGCTCTTCCCCCTCTTCATGTTCCTCGCATTCGCCGTCGGGAGAACCGCCGAGCCCACAGTGATGATCCCCGGACTGATCGCCATCACGATACTCTTCTCTGCTTCCTCGATCGAACCGGTCTCCATCCCCATCGAACGGAGAATGAAGACCTTCGACCGGCTCCTGTCAGCCCCGATCTCCCTACATACGGTCGTATTCGGCGAGAGCCTGAGTGGCTTCCTGTACAGCCTCGGCATCGCGTTTGTGCCCCTGATCGCAGGGCTCATCATCTTCCAGACCCCTATAGTCGAGATCGCCCCGCTCGTCGCCGGCCTCCTCCTCACCTCATTCTGTTTTGCAACGATGGGGACGCTCTTTGCTGCCTACCCGACAGAGAGCCCCGGCGATATCATGTCGATGCTGAATCTCGTGCGGTTGCCCCTCATCTTCATCTCGGGCGTCTTCATTCCCCTGGAACAGATCCCTTCTATCGGGAAGTTCATCACGTATCTCTCCCCCCTGACGTATGGGAACGACCTGATTCATGCCGCGTTCTCCAGCGAGACCCACTTTAATCCGATCATCGACATCGTGATGCTGTGCCTCTTCATCCTAATCTTTCAGGTTGTGGCCAACCATCTGTACAAACGATTTAATGAATAAGACGAATAGGGAATCGTCATCACAATAACAGATATATGAGATACATCAGGTACAATCGATCTCACTCTGACCAGGATCGATGAAGGAATCATGCCGTGCCCCTTTATTCAGCAGCCAGCGCCAGATTGGCCAAGGCGGGATCGGTCCATTCATCCCTTCAAAAGACCATATCCCTCTCTGGTGAGCTGTGCATCTCAGTGAACTCGCAGACCAGCTACCTCTCGTGCGGGGATCTGATCGGTCGCCGTGAAATTAATTGCAATGAGCAGGTAGTCCAGGAATGCACGACGACGAAGTCCACCTCACCACCCTGACGTCGCGGATCAAACAGGTGAAGACGATATTCCGCGGGACGATGAAATCTTAAGTTACGTAAAGAGAAATTTTGAACGGAGCGCGTGAACGAGGTGGGGCTCGTCACTCACTCCTCAAAGCAGTGGCGGGGGAGGGTGAACCGGATCGCCGCCCCCAGTTCTGGAGAGCCGGCGACACGGTCATCAGCCCAGATCTGCCCTCCATACCGGGCCACCAGCGAGGCCGCGATGAAGAGACCGAGACCAGACCCCGTTCCATGCCCCTCGCCGCGTGCAAATCTTCCAAAGACCTTGGGCTTGACCAAGTCGGAGATCCCGGGGCCGGAATCCTCAACCGAGATCGTCACATCCTCCTCGTCGACCTCGACAGCCACCCTGACCCTGACATCAGGTCCCCCGAACTTCAGGCTGTTACCAAGGAGGTTCACAAAGACCTCAGAGAGGAACTGGTCTGCGCAGACCTGCAGCGAAGTCTCGGCATATTCGATGGAAGCGTCAGGGTAGTGCCCTATCGCATCCAGAACCTCGTGATCGAGAGAGATCTCACCAAGCGGGATATCGGAATCGTGGACCCTGCTGATCATCGATACCCTGGCGATGATCCCGACCGATTTCTGAATAGCCGTCGTGATCCGGTTGACCTTGATCTTATGCTCGGTCGGATGGCCGGGGGGGAGTATATCGTTGAGCATCTCGGCAGAAGCAAGTGCTACGGTCAGCGTGTTGTTGATATCATGGGTCATGATGTCCAGGTACAGATGCACCTCCTCATTGCTCTGGACCAACTGCCGGGTTCTCATCTCGACCCTGGCCTCAAGCACCTCGTTCTGCTGCGTGATCTGGTTCACCTGTTCTTTGAGCCGGTCGACCATCAGGTGGATGCTCTGCCGGAGGGCATCGAACTCCACCATCCAGACCTTTCCTATCGGGTGGTTGAGGTTCCCGTTCGCGATCGCCTCGACATCTCCGATGATCTGGCGGATCGGGCGGACAACCAGCACCGATACACCGGACGCAAAGAGGGCCCCGAGAACCAGGGCGAGCAGACCGATCAACAGGTGCTCGAGGGTGAGCCGGAAGAGGGCTTCGTCGAGCGGGCGGGTGGTGTAAACGAACTCGATCACCAGACTCGGATCAGATGCATACACCGGGTTCTTCAGGTCCACAAACCGGAACCTGGTCAGGGTGGCATTGGTGGTATCCCTGACCTCAAGGGTCGACCGGTTCGCGATCACCTGGTTGAGCAGTTCATTCAACCCGGGATCTACCTTTGCAGTCCGATCCCCAATCTGCTCTCCATAGATGTTGAAGGTCCGCACCAACACCAGGGAAGGGTTATCTGCCTGAACCTGCTGCGCAGTCTTTACAAACGAGACGTTCCTGCGCGCCATGAACCCTGCGTCATTGAGGCCGAGTTCGAGCAGATAACGGTGATCAGG is part of the Methanosphaerula palustris E1-9c genome and encodes:
- a CDS encoding PocR ligand-binding domain-containing protein — encoded protein: MLQELIEQFHRLTGILVGIVDLHGRILIGVGWQVCCMHFHGVNPETCRFCIESDLTLSSGIPFWRVPPVPVPEQHVGRRHIDHGWWPACG
- a CDS encoding sensor histidine kinase; this encodes MTSRSPPITIIISMLILVGVVLSIGILSGFTYNEARSVLVTHDLETRNYAEAGLIGSYTLMDRDLTLFDDFFSDSLKNSFPTFLDAYNRSGGDPRNIDLNALKEQLGGDIDLYVIDDHDMVIATTYTHDLGMNLSEFTGFSETLAKMRNGSGYYADRVTREQDTGIFRKYAYYPTPDHRYLLELGLNDAGFMARRNVSFVKTAQQVQADNPSLVLVRTFNIYGEQIGDRTAKVDPGLNELLNQVIANRSTLEVRDTTNATLTRFRFVDLKNPVYASDPSLVIEFVYTTRPLDEALFRLTLEHLLIGLLALVLGALFASGVSVLVVRPIRQIIGDVEAIANGNLNHPIGKVWMVEFDALRQSIHLMVDRLKEQVNQITQQNEVLEARVEMRTRQLVQSNEEVHLYLDIMTHDINNTLTVALASAEMLNDILPPGHPTEHKIKVNRITTAIQKSVGIIARVSMISRVHDSDIPLGEISLDHEVLDAIGHYPDASIEYAETSLQVCADQFLSEVFVNLLGNSLKFGGPDVRVRVAVEVDEEDVTISVEDSGPGISDLVKPKVFGRFARGEGHGTGSGLGLFIAASLVARYGGQIWADDRVAGSPELGAAIRFTLPRHCFEE
- a CDS encoding methyltransferase family protein, whose protein sequence is MEKKHVLTLLYILIFPALILLLSGDITWSAGWIFCIWFIILCYSTILYLLRKDPALLEERYKQPGAGNQKRWDRFVVYGLLVGFILWIVVMPLDAERFGWSPPLPLPLTVLGGVSLIGSFFLFFRSYTDNTFLSPLVRIQGDRKQQVVSTGVYGFVRHPMYLGGILMFLGAPLFLGSVFGVLIGLALTVLLMGRILGEEAMLTQDLAGYREYMQMVRYRLLPRLW
- a CDS encoding PocR ligand-binding domain-containing protein, whose protein sequence is MTVGGLHVGNIISGQFFFEDEAPDFDLFRAQARRYGFDEEAYITVIQVVPRDLYGVPRVRAPGRPGSGRCGLLGISARGEGQL
- a CDS encoding ABC transporter permease produces the protein MIDLPEQCGQIRMELHAAWAIAKKDILIYYLKPNIIVSGMLFPLFMFLAFAVGRTAEPTVMIPGLIAITILFSASSIEPVSIPIERRMKTFDRLLSAPISLHTVVFGESLSGFLYSLGIAFVPLIAGLIIFQTPIVEIAPLVAGLLLTSFCFATMGTLFAAYPTESPGDIMSMLNLVRLPLIFISGVFIPLEQIPSIGKFITYLSPLTYGNDLIHAAFSSETHFNPIIDIVMLCLFILIFQVVANHLYKRFNE
- a CDS encoding nitrogen regulation protein NR(II), which produces MTAAGFSADVRFVIAALPQPAFLYTPDGIVAVVNSAVERMASTSLTGRTVEEVIASLGVSQPDGTPIAACDLPALRALARQMVTDCPLVITAADGTFYAIRASSFPLLQDGIVVGILSGWSDVTALSRVLCDEKRRRSEAEAFVKREEAIAETLVQQNEELLAQDEKFRQHLEEQVRNQKAFVESEQRVRRTLDRLLSPGRELPNFELAVTSSISGCCRN
- a CDS encoding daunorubicin resistance protein DrrA family ABC transporter ATP-binding protein, with amino-acid sequence MYAIEALSLSKRFGDLQALSAIDFTVGEGETFGFLGPNGAGKTTTIRILTGITVPTDGTARIFGSDIVQDTIAARRQMGIVHETSNIYTDLSAWQNLMFTAELYHVSRKDREKRGIDLLELFGLSGRRDDRTRGFSKGMKRRLTLAMGLINHPRLLFLDEPTSGLDVQSNLIIRDVIRELNEQGVTVFLTTHNIEEANLTCDRVAIINQGRIAAVDTPERLKKTIQSVQSIEIAFDPTSPVRSGNLEQIALVSEVRKEGDKFRLITENPPAVLDEVMEYAHEHHLRVISVNTLGPTLEDVFIRLTGLDIRTKGVKTID
- a CDS encoding sensor histidine kinase: MHPDDRAAVDAAYSGSLREGRDNYEIEHRIVWHMAGELRWIHEKCEHQQDTTGRVVRSIGIAHEITEQKEAEMKLHRRNTDLGVQEEELRAQTEELAELNANLAFQYDLLDTIFATVPHHVSVWDGDGRCLWMNNQAAREIERLRDAPVGKTWQEIGLNLATMERFMPDIRRVIATGESFTDEVMNPDPYGVQWCSYSINRMSGGEQVVIVSTDITWWKEAEPALKNYAERLRMSNEKLQRFAYVASHDLHEPLRSIVSFSQLIDRRYRGKLDSDVDEFLGYIAGAGRRMQALILDLLQVSRTRWAPDRLCRPMSGGILADAIRSLKEPLAEAGGTMVVEAMPTVMVDAAQLEQVFTNLIGNAIKYRRPEVPLMITVSAGRHEDWWEFAIADSGIGIESEYYELIFEMFRRLHTQNEYEGTGIGLAIVKKIVERHGGRVWVESMPNRGSTFFFTMPAV